ctctctctctctctctctctctctctctctctctctctctctctctctctctctctctctatatatatatatatatatatatatatatatatatatgtatttatatatgtatatatatgtttatatatatacacacacatatatatatgtatatatatatatatatatatatatatatatatgtatttatatatatatatgtgtgtgtatatatacatacatatatatatgtacgtatatgtatatatatatatatatatatatatatatatatatatatgtgtgtgtgtgtgtgtgtgtatatatatatatgtgtgtgtatatatatatatatatatatatatatatatatatatatatatatatatatatattctttccggtcatTGCCAGACGTAAAACTTCTCCGTCTCTCCCCTTCCTCCGAACagtgggagagggagtaatcatactctggtgagagagggAAGGGTAGGGGAAGCGTTGCATcggtgtgtgagcgtgtgtgcgcATGTCTattaaatatttagcaatcattttcgACGCGTAGCGCTCACTAGTTACTATATTATCCTGAAAAGGAATATGGAAGTAAAGCGGcttatggtataaaaaaaaaatacagaagcttttgacattttttttagcAGTTTCATAAGAAATTAACGTCTAGAAAGTAAGGATGAAATATTAAAACCTTGTCTTTTTTGTTTCTAAGGAACGAGTTTTTCAAAATAATGAAAGAGGTCTGGTGAAGAATGAAGGAGTggagggatatacagtatattgctttttggaaaaaaaaaggtttatattaaATGAATGAggttattagaaaataaataaatgaataatgaaaacaatTATCTTGTAAGACcagaatttcatgaaataaatatcaatagtttggattattattattattattattattattattattattattattattattatcattgtcattttagtattattatgaaaaataaaattataaaagaccAAATaccttaatttaattatttttaaaattgaatgTAGcagaaaaagtattattattattattattattattattattattatcattattagtgttgttgttgttgttattattattattgttattattatcatcattattatttttattattattattattattattattattattattattattattactattatctttattattactaaaattaatctTATAAAAGACAAATAccttaatatgattatttttttaattaaataatatCAAAGAAAAGATATGAACCAATTCGCTGTAATTTCCTGACATTGTAGGCTATTGCGTTGCAAATTCTACCGGCGACTGAGCAGCTTTAATAAAATCTAAAGTTCAAAGAATATCTTACAGTAAAACCTTTATGTATAGCAAAGGTCATAAAACTAATTTCATAAAACATATTTccgttgcgtttttttttttcacatttgtttatttaattcgtgagtcttaactattattattattattattattattattattattattattattattattattattattagtggatgcaactcgtcaaaaatgatggctaaatatttagatagatattcatgcAGCCccctctcacgagggtatgactacttctctccccctCCCTACCGTAGGGACTGGGAGAACAGagtaaccgaatatatatatatatatatatatatatatatatatatatatatatatatatatatatatatatatatatatgtatatatatttatatatactgcatatatatatatatatatatatatttatatatgtatatatatatttatatatatatatatatatatatatatatatatatataatatatatatatatatatatatatatatatatatatatagtgtttgtgtggtgtgtgtatatatacatatagccagagctttgctctttgttatatatgggagattattattataaaattgttttaaCTAGACATTTCTTAACCTTGCCCGTAGTACTTTGCCTCCAGAgtcacaagaaataaataaaatatctgaagcAAACTCTGTTTTTACCTTCACATTTCAAGTCTTTTATGAAGGAGACCTAACAGATCACCGTCCACGTCCTTGACATGCAAGGGGCGTGTCGCTTAGCCCCGCGACATCAAGCGACAGTTACCTAACTAGCGTAGATGTCATAACTTAGCAATGGAAACAATAGATGAAAGGTGATAACACTGCTCTTTGGAATATATTCTCTGTTGTCTGATTCAAAGGTGATTTTTATGCTTTAATATTTTCTTTCGCGCAGTGTCAAGCAGTATTGAATTACACCTCGCACAAAGACGTTTGGTAATAGTATGCAACGAACGTACCCATCGTTTTGCCTCTGACAACTTGAAGGGGCTCAATGCACTTTGACATTTCAGGCGATATGAGAGGAATGAGAGCAAGAGCGAGGAGGATGCGCTGCTCAGCGATAACGGCCGGGTCTTCCATCCTCAGTCTTTACGATACGTCCGCCAAAGAGGTTCGCGTGAAAACCATTCGTCGATTGGCATGTGAATTATCCAGGCCTCTTGCTGACTTCCCACGGCCATCATGAACACAGGTGGAGAAGCGCCGTACATCAAGGTCATGAACTGCCCCATCCACGACGGGGGGAGTCGAGGGCGACCCACGACGCTGGCGTTTAGCCGCAGCATAAGTTCCGACGGAGAACATGGACGGTTGTGTATACTCGGGAAACAAGGAACTCTCCAGCGAGAAAAGGCTATCGTCGACACTCGAGCCTTCGGAGGCAAGAACCCCTTTCATCACTCCCATTCCGTGACCTGTGCCATCCCAGCGGCCAGCGAGAAGGCAGTCGAAGTCAAGGCCAAAAGCGTGGGGAATCTGGCCGGGCCAATGCGACCGCGCCCGAATGTCCTCGAGTTATGCCCCAACCAGAATGCCTCTTTCAATGCCTACAGGAGGCGCTACAGTCGGTCCTCGGAAAGGAGCTTAGATTTTGAGGACTGCTACGCGTACGATTTCGGACAGCCCTACTCTAGGATGCGGTACTCGCGGAGGTCATCCTCTAGGGACAGCGGCAAGGCCTTCGACATCCTCTGCCGGCAGGAGGTCGAAGAGACGCCAAGCCGCATGGGCACAATCAGGAAAGGAATGTCGTTGTTATCGCTCTGCGCTGGGAAAGATGACTCCGACGACGAGGAAGACCAACGCCGATCCACGAAAATCTTGCGGCCACCTACTCGACATTTCTACAAGAAGGGCATGTCTGGGCTGCCGGTAAAGTGCCCGGCCAAGTATATGGGTTTGGCTTACTAGGGCAGAAGACCGTCGACGTATGGGTCAAGGTTCAATATATAAggggaagagatcatggtgaggggtagatgaagatggtttggacatgctcttcacaatccccaagagagattagttcagaaaactttcaagtgggctccacagggcactagaagagttggaagacccagacttacatggctgaggactatcaagcatgaagcagatgatgaatggagaagtattgatttaaaagctcaagatagagacgactggtgaccgTCGACGTATGTGTCAAGATTCAATATATAAggggaagagatcatggtgaggggtagatggagatggtttggacatgcttttcacactccccaagagagattagttcagcaaactttcaactgggctccaacaAGGCACCAgacgagttggaagtcccaggcctacatggctgggtactatgaagcatgaagtagatgatgaatggagaagtattgatttaaaagctcaagatagagacgactggctaaatctaaccgaggccctttgcgtcactaggtaggaggagatgataatgattcgTTATCGGACTGGTAATTATCGGAGAATTGACCAAAGATACAAATCAAGAGAGTAGATCTAATCTCTACGAAAGGATGAACCCAACGTCGTCAGGTTCCCATActggataaatatataaacaaggCGTCGTCCCTTGATCGACTGACTGTGCATGCTCTGTGTCGTAATGCAGTGTTAATGGTGCTTCCGTGTCTCCATTCGAAATGGATTTCCAAATGAGGGCCCAGATTCGTGACGTGTCTTCATGACTTCCCCCCGAGACCTATCGCTTGCTTATTAACGTTTCGTCATTCAAAGCAGATATTCAATttggaataatattttttctttttgaaatatgcTTTGAATATATTTACGTATACTGTTAGAAACAAAAATACgtcattttaatctgaaattctccttgaaaacatatttttcttaactgtatttcagtaaaatacaggcgaccgtaattttaccatactttgttattatcttttacgggttggtgaccgtaatatcactcctttacgtcattatatccttttttaaaatggtaaaaatcctggtataaatgttgccagacatttaccgtttttaatgcaaattcttaacagtgtaaatCAAGTTCCTTAATATATTTTGTGAAGAATTGGAGAGTCGTAAATTTTTTTCTTGACATAGATGATTTCCGTGTTCTAACTCGTTTTTAAGAATATACTgtgaattgacaaaaaaaaatatatatatatctttttgcaaAGACTCCTGTCGAAGAAAAACGAACTTAAGACTCCTGATAATATTTCAATATTATGTAAAGAGAATATTCTGAAATAATAAATGCCTTTCAGTATTTTTGAATGGAAATGTAACCAGATGATACATTACATTTGTTTTGAATATTCGTAGTAATTAATGGGTAGCTGTTGTAATTGAATCCTTATGTATTTTATGTATCGCCTTACATGTATCAATGACTTAAAGGGAAAGACTGTGTATGGAAAATCTATGCTTAAATACATGTTATGTATCAATGCTATGATAATATGTGATTTTCACGATATGTATCAATGCTAAGAAGGAAAAGCTGGAATACTATGTAAGGAAAATATTCAGGATTCATATTATGTATCAGAGCTGAAAAGGAAAGACGGAGtatttatataaaggaaaaatgCTGGATACATATGTATGGATGCTAAAGTGGAAAAAAAGTATCATTAATGTACAGACGATATACATGATACATAATACATACAAGTACTAAAAGGAAGAATATCTGAGTGCGTAAAACATATCGGATACATAATATGTACTAAACGTTAGAATGACAAAGAAGGAACTTCTAGGTATGGAAAAGACGATGGATACATACGTTTTTTTTTCGTATACACGTATCTCCAAATATTTTTGATGTTTGGGAAATACCTTCAGATAAATGTGTATCATGTATCTTGTTACATGTCAACTGAAAGCTTTAATTATCCCGTTACAAATTTTCATAACTCGCTGTATTTTCTGAAGTTTATCTTGATATTTTTGTAACTGATTTCCTCTGACTACATTCAGATCTATACATATATTCTTGTAAATCAACTGTCATTTACTTTTATATGCAATTGttaatggaataaaaatatatgattaagtgATTGTGTAAGATCCATTTTTTTGAAACGATGCTCCAGTTGTCTATGTAAACATGATGACtttattctatctatttatctatctatctgaaaCAATGTTCCAGTTGTCTATGTAAACATGATTACTTTATTGTATCTATttatccgtctatctatctatctatatgaaacAATTTCACAATTGTCTACGTCAACATGATTActttattctatctatctatctggctacctatctatctatatgaaaCAATGTTCCAGCTGTCTATGTAAACATGATTACTTTATTCTTTCTATCTAtctggttatctatctatctatatgaaacAATGTTCCAGTTCTCTATGTAGACATGATAActttattatatctatttatctatctacctatatggcAATGTCTCCTTGGACTAGCAAAAATTACCACCATCTTTGTTTCTTTGTTGTGACATTGTTCCGTTTTCTGAGGCACATAGTAAATGACGCAGTTCATAATGTATACAAAGGAGCAGACCAATCTATTACAAATGAAAGGTTCATTCTGGTGCCAAGGAGCAACCTCATATTATTTTAAAGGAGCATCTCATTTTGTTACGAAGGAACAGATAAATCTGTTACGAAGGAACAGTTCATTTTGTCACAAAGAAGATGAATTTGTTACGAAGGAATATTTCATTTTGTCACAAAGAAGATAAATATGTTACAAAGGAACAACTCATTTTGTCACAAAGAAGATGAATTTGCTACGAAGGAACGGTTAATTTTGTCACAAAGGAGAAGGTGAATTAGTTACGAAGGAACAGTTCATTTTGATACGGAGAAAATAGATTTGTTAACGAAAGAACATCTCCCATTCATGGGTTCTCAAATATGTTACGAAGAATAATTAACAGTACGAAGGAAATCCCAGATTTGCTTTGTCTTCTTAGAAATAATAAGCTTTGACCTGAGTGCCGTATGTACCCTTGGAGAAATAATGGATTCATCCAAGTATGTACCACTGTCTCAGTACCATTAATTACTGTCGTAAACAAGGGACTGTCTTTTCTATTGTGAACATAGACACCACTTagagatatagaaatataattcttttaataattaaatGTGCCAGATATGAAGAAATTCAAAATGTGCCAGATATGAAGAAATTCAGGATAATATTAATCTTTATATAATCTAGAAATATCAATATGTTTGGTTTTACATATAAAGTCTAGCATCTGCTGAAACAATTTTGCATTATCATAACAGTTATGTATCCATAACTGTATTTGACATTTAAGAATGCAGTTATCTGTTTTACTTTCCAAATGCCTAATacaattcaggaaaaaaaatataccgGCTTcaaatattgggaataaaaatgatatatgaatatcaaatatttttaattctgaattgatagatttttttgacgtgaaagaaaaatataatttactgATATAAAAATGGGCATAAATATACTTTTTTGTTGACGGATAAAGAAAACTGtaatttacttatataaaaatgggtataaatataagtttttaaatTGTTCATGTTTCGTGGAGGTTGAATATGGAACAAGTTATAATTCGCATCCCAAAATTATCAAGATTCTTCACAAAAGGTGCTAAAAGGGACCCGCTCATATTCCAGATCCCCAAATGGCTTGTGTCTAGCTGTACCTGTTCTAATCCTGTATGAGCTGCCTCGAACTACAGGTGCAGTACATGAATAGGTTATGTCTACTTACAATCCTACGAAAGGTTGTATACAGTTATTCTAGGAAGTCTTATGTACTATATTCATCTACAGGTTGTCtaacgttctattattattattattattattactattattattatttcctaagctacaaccctagctggaaaagcaggctggtatgagcccaagggctccaatagggaaaatatcccagtgaggaaaggaaataaggaaataaataaactacaagaggagtatatACAACTGCAGGTTGTCTAACGCCCTATATACAACTACAGGTTGTCTAACGCGATATATACAACTACAGGTTATCTAATGCCCTATATACAATTACAGGTTATCTAACGCCCTATATACAACTACAGGTTGTCTAACACCCTATATACAACTATAGGTTATCTAACGCCCTACATACAACTACAGGTTGTCTAACACTATTTATGCAACTGCAGGTTGTCAAACGCGATATATACAACTTCAGGTTATCTAACGTCCTATATACAATTACAGGTTGTCTAACGCTATATATACAACTACAGATTATCTAACGCCCTACATACAACTACAGGTTGTCTAACACCCTATATATAACTATAGGTTGTCTAACGCCCTATATACAGCTACAGGTTGTCTAACGCCCTATATACAACTACAGGTTGTCTAACGCGATATATACAACTACAGGTTATCTAACGTCCTATATACAATTACAGGTTGTCTAACGCTATATATACAACTACAGATTATCTAACGCCCTACATACAACTACAGGTTGTCTAACACCCTATATATAACTATAGGTTGTCTAACGCCCTATATACAACTACAGGTTGTTTAATGTGCCATGTGCAGTTGTTTTAATAGGCTAGTACAGGTGCTTTATCAAACGTACAGTTGGTCAAATGGACTTTATCCAGGTACTAGAAGTTAAATGAGCTACATTCAGGTGCAAATGGTCTAATTTGCTATAACCAGTTGCAGGTGCTCCATTGAATTATATCCTTCTATTTTGGGATCTAATGGTCTAGCCAGCTACACGTAGTCTAGGGAGCTATATCCAACTGCATATGGCCTAATGGGCTATATCCAATTACAGAAGGCCTAAAAGGCTATATTGAGCTACTGATGCTAATTTTAATGGGTTATATCCCAATAAATTTTTATAATTGGCTATATCCAACCCCATCCGGTCTAATTGGCTATATCTAACTACATCTGGTCTAATTGGCTATATCAAACTACATCAGGTCTAATTGGCTATATCCAACTCAATTTGGTCTTATTGGCTATAGCAAGTTACAAGTGGTCTAACGGGGGATGTTCAACTTAGTGTAGTCTTATGTCCTTTTCATGTTGTAGGAGTTCTTATTGGGTATATTAAATTACACGTGATCTAATGGACTATATCTAACCACATGTGACCTAATGAGACATTTCCAACTACAGGTGATAGACAATAACGTGTTTCATACATGTCTAATAGGCTATATTCAGTTACAGGTAGTCTAATATGATATATTAAAGTACTGATAGTCTAATAGGATATATCCAGATGCAGGTGCTAGAATGGTATATATCCAGCTGCAGGTGTCTGGTGTATTGCATCCAAATTCTGGTGCAAGCTACAGGTGTATAATAAATTGCCCCCAAATGCTTGTCCCGGCTACATATGTCTAATTAATTGAATCCAGATGCTTGTGCCAGCTATAGGTGCCTAATAAATTGAAACCAGATGCTTGTGCAAGCCACAGGTGTCTAATAAATTGCATCCAAATGCTTGTGCCGGCTACAGATGTTTAATTAATTGAATCCAGATGTTGGTGCCACCTACAGGTGTCTAATGAATTGAATCATGATTGTGCCAGCTACAGGATTCTAATAAATTAAAtccaaatgcatgtgccggctacAGATGTCTAATTAATTGAATCCATTTGCTGGTGCCACCTACAGGTGTCTAATGAATTGAATCCAGATGCTTGTGCCGGCTACAGATATCTAATTAATTGAATCCAGATGCTGGTGCCACCTACAGGTGTCTAATGAATTGAATCATGATTGTGCCAGCTACAGGATTCTAATAAATTGAATCCAAATGCATGTGCCAGCTGCAGATGTCTAATTAATTGAATCCAGATGTTGATGCCACCTACAGGTGTCTAATGGATTGAATCCAGATGCTTGTGCCAGATACAGATGTCTGATTGATTGAATCCATTTGATGGTGCCGCCTACAGATGTTTAATGAATTGAATCCAGATGCTTGTGCCAGCTACAGATGTATAATGAATTGCATCCAAATGCTGGTGCAAGCTACAGATGTCTAATTAATTGCATCCAAATGCTGGTGCAAGCTACAGATGTATAATGAATTGCATCCAAATGCAGGTACTAAGTACAGGTGTCTAATGAATTGCATCCGAATGCTGTTGCAAGCTACAGATGTATAAAGAATTGCATCCAAATGCTAGCGCCAGCTACAGGTGTCCAATGAATTGTATTCAAATGTTGGTGCAAGCTACAGTTGTATAATTAATTGCACCCAAATGCTGGTACCAAGTACAGATGTCTAATGAATAGCATCCAAATGCTGGTGCCAGGTACAGATGTCTAATGAATAGCATCCAAATGCTGATGCCAGGTACAGTTGTATGATGAATTGCATCCAAATGCTGGTGCTAGCTATAGATGTCTGATGAATTGCACCCAAACGCTGGTACCAGGTACAGGTGTCTAATGAATTTCATCTAAATGCTGGTGCCAACTACAGATGTTTAATGAACTACATCCGAATGCTGGTGCCAACTACAGAAGTCTAATGGATTTTATCCAAATGCTGGTGCAAGCTACAGATGTCTAATGAATTGCATCCAAATGCTGGTACCTGCTACAGATGTCTAATGAATTACATTCAAATGGTGGTACTCTAATAGACGGTATACAACTACAGATGCTCTGTTCGCCGTATTCGATTATTACCATTGCAATAGAATGTTTGTAACTACATAATCAAGACTCTTCACCAAATGAGATTTTCAGAAAGCTTATCAAAGACCATTGTTATTTGCTCTCTCGGctatattttttatagaatttctTATAGTTACACTCGAATGATATTGAATACATGACAAAAATTTAACCGGATCGtaggaatattattttcattaccttCAAAGTCTGTTTGAAACCTTATGCAATTGTTAATACAAGATTTGTCCTTGGATAGTAAAATTCATCTTTATACAGTTCATGGAAATCCATTACACTGTTACACAAATGATGATTTATTTCTGTTTTACGATAAGAACTtacaataatagagagagagagagagagagagagagagagagatgcgtagaTAGTGTAGATGTCTTGTCGAACGTGACTACAAAATCTAAATTACTTTGAAATTGCATCGAACTCTCAACATTATCGATATATTTTTTGCTCTGTATTATCCTGTTAAGATTTTTCTTGAGGAATCCAAAGCCTGCAAAATAACTATGACCAACaagtaatacacatacatacataataggtTTTGTATGGTAGAAATATACGAAATAGtattcacgagtcaatatattttttatttaaaaacttatttagataattaaaatttcaattgtaaatacagtatatgcaaaataaaaataaaataatatgcaaatatactatgatgtatatgttataaattgtaagattgtaaatgtgaattgcttaataaaaaaaatggtaccCACAAATGCTAACTAAATAAATTGTGAGATTGTTAATGtgaatttcatcataaaaaaaaatatattacccacaaaggctaacaaacagaaaataatagtaataatggtgattatgaaaataatataataacgaTATTATGCCTCACTATTCTGTGATTCTTACCACTGGCCAGTAACGAGAAAATGGCAGCTTGGATAGCCAAGAACATTTTTCAATttcccccaggtatgtgacgttcGATGACAAGACGTCGAAATAACTCGAAAACTTCAGTGTCATTCCCAAAGGAACCAATTGTTCTTTCGAATCTTCGATATCAGAaaacataaaatcatttgaaacCCTTCGTAGACAGGTATTACGAAGTGTTACGTTACGACTTATTTATCTAGTGGAGGATTCTCTTTAATTTGTTTTCTCAAAGCTTTGTCCATCCCGGAAAATTTCGTTCGGTGCGTTTTACTTTcccgagggggggggggagatatggCAGTGCGTCGCCACATCTTTCGATGGTTTAATTCCAATGTAATTAAGTTAAAATTTTCTTTATTGAGATgataaaagtacgaacatacaaaAGGAACAGCATCTTAAAGAAACTATCCTAAAGTGAGTGATCCTGACAGGAAACCATTACGCACTGGCAAGAACATCGGCGCAGGAGGCGTGGTGATTCTGCCCCGCCCCCCTTCCTCTCTccatctccctccctccctcttctcCCTGGCACCCTTTCCTGTCCTGGGATATAAAGCAAGGAAGAGTTGGTCTTCCCACATTTGTTAGCTGAGTGTAGGACAAGTAGTAGTGCTAAAGCCCTTTTGCCGCCGCTCAAAACAGGGATACAGATTCCTTCGTtgcttcttttttttaagttttcggaCAAGGTGCTAATAAGTGACATTCTGTCGTGACAGACGCGCCTATCTGTGAGTGACTACATACCATTTCTGATAATCTGTGAAAAGAGGAGAAAGAGCTCGGATCTATTGGTGTGAAAAACTTAAAGaggaagaaacaaaataaaaaaaaatggctacaAATAAAATAGCGATGAAATTCCGAAGCATCACATACCCTAATCACGACAGTCCGACGCACTCGAGTAATCGGGGCAAACTGCAGAGGATGAAAAGCTTCGATTTCAGCCATAGTGAAACTTGCACGACGACGACAAGGCCCGCGATGGTCAACCGAAGGGAGGTCTCGGCCGAGGGCCGCATGAGGACCAGGCACTTCCAGCACACCCATTCAGCCTCGCACTCCTCCAACACCCTGGCCCCAGGGCAGAAGCTCCTCAGGTTTTCAGACGAGTGCTGGTGCACGCCTCCGCCCATAGAGCACGGGGGACGACAGGCCAGGAGTGTCGGATGTCTCACGTCCCCTAAATCCAGACCCGGGTCGGCGATTCGTCTCGGAGCaacaggcagcagcagcagcagcagccctgTTGAACGACTTGTTGACTGGCAGAGGGAGAGCGGCATCGAGAGGCACAGTCTGAGTCCCAGTCACAGCTACGAACGCTTTTCGAGACAGAGTCGCTCGAGGGAGAGGCGACTGGAGAAGGACTCCTCTTCCTCGTCTTCCTGCGAGAGACGAAGTCACCTGAGCTCGTCGGCCAGTCTCCTGCAGTCGTCGAAGTCGAGCTCGGTGGACGTGACCACCCCGACGAACGCGCCCGT
The nucleotide sequence above comes from Palaemon carinicauda isolate YSFRI2023 chromosome 18, ASM3689809v2, whole genome shotgun sequence. Encoded proteins:
- the LOC137657629 gene encoding uncharacterized protein; the protein is MATNKIAMKFRSITYPNHDSPTHSSNRGKLQRMKSFDFSHSETCTTTTRPAMVNRREVSAEGRMRTRHFQHTHSASHSSNTLAPGQKLLRFSDECWCTPPPIEHGGRQARSVGCLTSPKSRPGSAIRLGATGSSSSSSPVERLVDWQRESGIERHSLSPSHSYERFSRQSRSRERRLEKDSSSSSSCERRSHLSSSASLLQSSKSSSVDVTTPTNAPVSSEGRSRRSQFRRAWSLFSLTCDKEVERERREKSPQQRILRPPTRHVYRRGLSGLPIECSSRYLGLAY